One window of the Bombus affinis isolate iyBomAffi1 chromosome 10, iyBomAffi1.2, whole genome shotgun sequence genome contains the following:
- the LOC126921548 gene encoding LOW QUALITY PROTEIN: immediate early response 3-interacting protein 1-like (The sequence of the model RefSeq protein was modified relative to this genomic sequence to represent the inferred CDS: substituted 1 base at 1 genomic stop codon) has protein sequence MAFTLWTLFEATMLCLNAICVLNEERFLAKLGWASWQNVQGFGEPPTVKSQILNLIKSIRTVAXIPLIFLNIVTIIVKLVLGWKKRLMV, from the exons atggcgtttacactttggacactttttgaagcgactatgttgtgtttgaatgcgatctgcgttttaaacgaagaaagatttCTTGCAAAAC TTGGTTGGGCGTCGTGGCAAAATGTTCAAGGCTTCGGAGAACCTCCTACAGTAAAGTCACAAATTTTGAACCTTATTAAGTCCATACGAACGGTGGCATGAA ttccattgatattcctaaatatcgtaacaataattGTGAAACTGGTGCTTGGGTGGAAGAAACGATTGATGGTGTAA